In one window of Nocardia brasiliensis DNA:
- a CDS encoding DUF397 domain-containing protein, which translates to MSDTSMNKVIGTWRKSSFSNPSGNCVEVAEATNGQVAVRNSRDPESGTLFYTRPEIDAFVRGAKAGEFDYLTS; encoded by the coding sequence ATGTCGGATACATCCATGAACAAGGTCATCGGAACCTGGCGTAAGAGTTCGTTCAGCAACCCCAGCGGCAACTGCGTCGAGGTCGCCGAGGCGACCAACGGCCAGGTCGCAGTGCGTAACTCGCGTGATCCGGAGAGCGGAACCCTGTTCTACACCCGTCCGGAGATCGACGCGTTCGTGCGCGGCGCGAAGGCGGGGGAGTTCGACTATTTG